The following DNA comes from Tunturibacter psychrotolerans.
GCGAGGCTGCATCTCTGACCTCTCGCCAGCCCACTGCACAAGGATCGTGTCAGGCAAGCGATACCCAGGTGCGAGATCGTCGTTAGCATCGCCCATGATGATCGGTGAACGGGAATACTCAAGATTCAGTTCGGTCTCCGCCATCACTCGCTGGTGCAAGTTGTCCGGATCGGCAAGCATGGCCTTGATCGCCTGATCCCTGCTATCGCGTTCCGTCGGATCAGTCATCGTTTGGGCTTGTTCGAAGTCATCGCCGGATTGCGTGAACATCTCAGCGATGGGCCGCCGCTCAGCCTCGTAACTATCCAGCAGCGCCGAGTCGGCAACACCGTCGTGGACAAGAGCAAGTTTCCACGCCAGATTAAAAGCATCCTGAATGCCGCAGTTCATCCCGTGTCCTTCCGACGGCGAGCAGAGGTGCGCCGAGTCGCCCGCCAGAAACACCGCGCCCGATCGAAAACGACTAGCCACTTTGGTGTAACAGTTGAATCGCGTCGGGTTCTCTACGTCGACAAAACGTACAGCAGGTGCATAGACACGAAGAGTCGAAGTCGCATCAGCGACGATATCCGAATCTTCCGAGCTCGGCCTCAAATAAACGCGCCAGCGCTTACCTGGCAGCGCTGTCATGATGATCGGGAGCAAATCGTGATAGGCGAAGATGCCTTCGTACGTATCGCTCCAACCTTGCGCCGTAGCGTCGAAGACCGCCCACTGCTTGGCAATTTTGTGTCCCTCAAAACCGATGCCACTCAGTTCACGCGTCGCGCTGTGTATGCCATCGCATCCCACCACCCACCGCGCGTCCACCTGGTAGCGCTCACCATCGCGCTCAATCTCAGCCAGCACGCCCTCCGAATAAGGTGTCAGCCCAACAAGTCGACACGATCGATTCACCTCACCACCCTGCTGAACCAGATACTCCGTGAGAATCGATTCAGTGACGTCCTCGGATAGACCAAGATTAAACCCGTAGACGCTTCCGCACGTCGACAGATCAATCATTCCGAGCACGTTGCCCCCGGAGTAAATCTTGATGACTCTCTGTCTGCAACCAACGTCAAGCAATTTGTCGACGAGTCCCAGCGACTCAAATATCTGGAGCGAGCGAGGATGCACCACCGTCGCGCGGTCCCAGTGAAGCGGCCCCGGCCGCGCATCGATCAGATGGCACGGAACTCCGCGCCGCCGAAGCTCTGAAGCAAGAAGCAGCCCCGTCGGCCCGGCACCGACCACAAGCACAGAAGTCCGGCGCACCGCGCCGCCGCCTTTATCCTCCGCCGATACCTTGTCTGAACCGATGTCGAAATCTTTCACATCGTCCCTCCACTCGCATCACTTCTTCAGCGACTTCACCAGCTGCTTCCAATCCAACTCCGTCTGGTCAGCATAAGCCTCCGCAAACGCCGCAACTGCTTCATCAAACCGCGGCGATGTCCCCAGATATCCCGCCACCATCGCACTATCTCCAGCCCGAGCATGCCCTCTCGCCAACATCTCCCCGCAAACGCCCGCATACTCCAATAGTCCAACCGACTTCAAATTCTCCAACTGAATCGAAGCCTTGTGATCGTTCAACTGCCTCACCAGATAATCCCTGCCGTCCATCGTCGTCCATCCTAGAAACGGATCCGACTGCAGCTGCATCGCGCGCTCCCCATTCACCACTCTCTGTCCGTGGTGCTGCCTTGCTCTTCGCCCCTTCAACTCACCCTTCACATACGGCGCATACCCGGACGGAACCTCCTCCTTCACCTGCAGAAAAAGTGGATCCTTCGGCCCCTTGCCCTCCATATAGATCACGTAGTCCCGCAGCCCCACCGACCCTGTCCCCACAACCTTGAAAGCCACATCCATCGGCCTGTACTGCGCGAGAAAATGTCTTCGCTCCGGTTGCAAGCTCTGGGCATACAGAGTCAGCGCATCCACCACCTGCTCCGCAACACCCCCTGTCACCCGCTTCAAATTCGGAGGAATCGTCCGAAACACCCGCTCCGGCCTCTCCACCTGCTTCGCAACTTTGCCAGTCTTCACGCCCTTCTTCACAACAGACTTTTGCTCCTCCACCTCAGTCAGCGTCAGCAGCGTATGCCTCGGCGTAGCTCGCTCGGCCATCAGCAAAATCCCCGCCACAGGCGACACCTGTCCCAGCCGATGCACCTGGTACCTCGCCACCTCCAGAACCGGCATCCTCGCGAACGCATGCATCTTCATCCGATACTGCTCCAGAAACACCGTCGCAGCCTCCCTGCAATGCAAGCTTTTCGCTCCCGCCCCACGTCCCGCCAGCACCAAACTCGTCGCCATCCGTTTCACGTCCCACTCGAACGGCGCCACAATCGTCTCGTCAAAATCGTTAATGTCGAAGACCAGCCGCCCATCCGGCGCCGCGAATGCCCCCAGGTTCCTCACATGCGCATCGCCGCAAAGCTGATTGCAGATCCCCGTGTTCTGCATCAGCGACAGGTCGTACGCCATCACCGGCACTGCCCCGCGAAAATATCCAAACGGCGACGCCGCCATCAACTGATTCTTCAGCGCCACCAGCGCAGGAACGCGCCCGCGCGTCGACACCTCCAGCAGCTTCAGCGGACTTTCCTTCCGCTGCTTCGCGGTCCACGTCCGATGATGCATACGCCGCATCTGTTTCCGCCGTTGCTGTCCAAAAACATAGCTCTCCTTCGCACTCACCGTTTGCGTAGTCTCCATCCTCACTCCTCCACAAATCTGCAACCAAGAGTCTAGTCCACTCGCGTTGCAAATAACCGCCAGCGGTCAGCACCATGATGTATTCTTGCCCGCATAAGCTCAGTCCATCCGGCAGCTTCCAACGAGGTCCCACAATTTCAATGCCCCGCGTTCGCACCCCCGAAATATCCCGGAATGAGCCCATGCTTCTGCTCGCGGTCATCGTCCTTATCCTCTACTTCGCGCGCGATCTCCTCATCCCCCTCACCTTCGCGCTCACTCTCTCGTTCGTGTTGGCCCCGGCCGTCAGCCGCCTCGAGCGCCGACGCGTCCCACGCGTCCTTGCCGTCGCACTGACCTGCATCGTGGCTTTCATCGGCATCTTCAGCGTGGGCTATGTCGTCTCCCGCCAGCTTCTCAACGTAGCCAACGACCTCCCGGCCTATCGCCTCAACATCCAGCGCAAGATGGCCACCGTCCACTCTCCCGCCGAACAATCTCTCGAGAAAGCCTTCAACGCAGTTGAGGGCATCAGCGGCGACATCACCACAACTGCTCCGCCCACCGCTCTCCAGCAACCCCTGACACAGATTCAGCCTGTCCGCGTCGTCGACACCGACCGCTCCCAGCTTCAAGCCACCGCCGACCTCCTCATGCGCTTCCTCCGTCCCATCGGAACCGTAGGCGTCGTCATCGTCTTCTCCATCTACCTCCTCATGAAACGCGAGGAGCTGCGCCACCGCATTCTCCTGCTCGCAGGCATGGGACGCATCAACCTCATGACCCAGGCCCTGCAGGAGGCCGCCACCCGCATCAGCCAATACCTGCTCTTCCAGTTAGCGGTCAACGCAGCCTACGGCATCCTCTTCGGCGGAGGCCTCTATCTCATCGGCGTACCCGACGCCACCCTCTGGGGAGCCCTCGCCGGAATCCTCCGCATCGTCCCTTACGTCGGTACCGCCACCAGCCTCGCCCTTCCCCTCATCGTCTCGCTCGCCATCTCCACCACCTGGTTGCCGCCCATCCTCATCCTCGGCCTCTTCCTCGCGCTCGAACTCACCGCCACCAACTTCGTCGAACCCTGGCTCTACAGCACCCGCACCGGCATCTCCTCCCTCGCCCTCCTCGCCATGGCTATCTTCTGGGCTCTCCTTTGGGGATGGCCCGGCCTCATCCTCTCCACCCCGCTCACTGTCTGCATCGTCGTCCTCGGCCGCCACGTACCGCAGCTGTCCTTCCTCCACACCCTCCTAGGCACCGACGCCGAGCTCTCCGCCGAAGCCCTCTTC
Coding sequences within:
- a CDS encoding FAD-dependent monooxygenase; translation: MKDFDIGSDKVSAEDKGGGAVRRTSVLVVGAGPTGLLLASELRRRGVPCHLIDARPGPLHWDRATVVHPRSLQIFESLGLVDKLLDVGCRQRVIKIYSGGNVLGMIDLSTCGSVYGFNLGLSEDVTESILTEYLVQQGGEVNRSCRLVGLTPYSEGVLAEIERDGERYQVDARWVVGCDGIHSATRELSGIGFEGHKIAKQWAVFDATAQGWSDTYEGIFAYHDLLPIIMTALPGKRWRVYLRPSSEDSDIVADATSTLRVYAPAVRFVDVENPTRFNCYTKVASRFRSGAVFLAGDSAHLCSPSEGHGMNCGIQDAFNLAWKLALVHDGVADSALLDSYEAERRPIAEMFTQSGDDFEQAQTMTDPTERDSRDQAIKAMLADPDNLHQRVMAETELNLEYSRSPIIMGDANDDLAPGYRLPDTILVQWAGERSEMQPRGLHELAHRARHTLMLLAGPKADRSALVELHAALQDLAADSPLFEAAVALGSHADLPVEIGQLQPAGADLLGIKETTLLVVRPDGYVGLRSDQNHLGALENYRALVSGSSRS
- a CDS encoding DUF2252 domain-containing protein, whose protein sequence is METTQTVSAKESYVFGQQRRKQMRRMHHRTWTAKQRKESPLKLLEVSTRGRVPALVALKNQLMAASPFGYFRGAVPVMAYDLSLMQNTGICNQLCGDAHVRNLGAFAAPDGRLVFDINDFDETIVAPFEWDVKRMATSLVLAGRGAGAKSLHCREAATVFLEQYRMKMHAFARMPVLEVARYQVHRLGQVSPVAGILLMAERATPRHTLLTLTEVEEQKSVVKKGVKTGKVAKQVERPERVFRTIPPNLKRVTGGVAEQVVDALTLYAQSLQPERRHFLAQYRPMDVAFKVVGTGSVGLRDYVIYMEGKGPKDPLFLQVKEEVPSGYAPYVKGELKGRRARQHHGQRVVNGERAMQLQSDPFLGWTTMDGRDYLVRQLNDHKASIQLENLKSVGLLEYAGVCGEMLARGHARAGDSAMVAGYLGTSPRFDEAVAAFAEAYADQTELDWKQLVKSLKK
- a CDS encoding AI-2E family transporter, translating into MLLLAVIVLILYFARDLLIPLTFALTLSFVLAPAVSRLERRRVPRVLAVALTCIVAFIGIFSVGYVVSRQLLNVANDLPAYRLNIQRKMATVHSPAEQSLEKAFNAVEGISGDITTTAPPTALQQPLTQIQPVRVVDTDRSQLQATADLLMRFLRPIGTVGVVIVFSIYLLMKREELRHRILLLAGMGRINLMTQALQEAATRISQYLLFQLAVNAAYGILFGGGLYLIGVPDATLWGALAGILRIVPYVGTATSLALPLIVSLAISTTWLPPILILGLFLALELTATNFVEPWLYSTRTGISSLALLAMAIFWALLWGWPGLILSTPLTVCIVVLGRHVPQLSFLHTLLGTDAELSAEALFYERLLAMDQQEARAVANRFLDGKPLVELYDSVLIPSLALVEQDRHQGNLDDKRSDFFFLTIGEIVAELTDYHQKEPADSAPTTPRRISRPVETDFAVVCISVSDQADELTTLMLGQLMERASHPTLLLSAASVAGEILDSLAAEPTTVVFISALPPFAFSQARAICQRVRSHLPNNRIVVGLWNSPSDPDQTPEQLIERFGSGKPNTIVTSLAQALQQVTNWHLQQSSQFMRF